One Tachypleus tridentatus isolate NWPU-2018 chromosome 3, ASM421037v1, whole genome shotgun sequence DNA window includes the following coding sequences:
- the LOC143245815 gene encoding cell adhesion molecule DSCAM-like translates to MPMKVTWTKDDRYITPSYDGRYILEETAKKSMVRSVLYISDVQRNDSGLFMCHVSNMYGNSTGIFQVVVQVSTLTSFTDRTVSLQRRCLRPLVYELKIALEEV, encoded by the exons ATGCCCATGAAAGTCACGTGGACAAAGGATGATCGTTACATCACTCCTTCGTATGACGGGAG GTATATTTTGGAAGAAACAGCCAAAAAATCGATGGTTAGGTCTGTGCTATACATATCAGATGTACAGAGAAACGACTCTGGGTTATTCATGTGTCACGTTTCCAATATGTACGGGAATTCAACAGGAATATTTCAGGTAGTAGTGCAAG TTTCAACTTTGACAAGCTTTACGGATAGAACAGTGTCTTTACAGAGACGCTGTCTGCGCCCTCTGGTGTACGAATTGAAAATAGCACTGGAAGAAGTTTGA
- the LOC143245816 gene encoding cell adhesion molecule Dscam1-like, whose product MISIISLTAPLKASVEPHSLVMLTGGIATLTCVVSGHPVDSIVWMKNFRSVIFDGRIHFRSRNVLHIRAVTRADQGMYQCFVYSHGNNVQAAAQLIVGDVPPELHNGFAETTLDAGASLSLQCIVSGHPLPEVTWLIDKLPLPEGRHFHTGKIENENGKLIAFLNISRIHTRDGGFYECVASNGIGLVSHVAKVNVYGPPYVRPMKNVTVVEGERLILQCPVAGYPIKHIVWERGSLQLPINHRQQVFQNGSLIIREVKRDSDQGQYRCNAISEDGASDHQDVTVKVTIISPEIKPRRLRSTKSQFAVTLIKQIISTRGPAYDAALYFFYHLRPTPTSVLPPTCTTEDNPFDFPNRVREGSAVVITCGVNEGDPPFDIKLLKMTILCHLNPELLYKFTSVSFCLLCPVTPHWIVEPTNTSVILGQSIVIDCAAEGSLPHVTWKKASADAPKDFVPLYNSQHYAIFDNGSLSVRDVVKQNEGFYLCQISNNVGPDLTKLISVTVYAPPTVHVQHQVHTVVLDETLEIRCEG is encoded by the exons ATGATTTCAATTATTTCTCTGACAGCTCCATTAAAAGCCAGTGTTGAGCCCCACTCCCTGGTGATGTTGACTGGAGGAATCGCAACACTGACATGTGTTGTTTCCGGTCATCCTGTCGATTCCATAGTGTGGATGAAAAATTTCCGGTCTGTAATTTTCGACGGACGGATTCACTTCCGTTCACGAAATGTTCTCCACATCCGAGCTGTCACCAGAGCTGACCAGGGGATGTACCAGTGCTTCGTATACAGCCATGGGAACAACGTTCAGGCTGCAGCACAACTTATAGTTGGAG ATGTACCACCTGAACTTCACAACGGATTTGCAGAAACCACGCTGGACGCTGGTGCATCGTTGTCACTTCAGTGCATAGTTTCTGGACATCCACTCCCGGAAGTGACGTGGCTGATTGACAAACTACCGCTTCCCGAAGGTCGTCATTTCCACACAGGAAAGATAGAAAATGAAAATGGTAAACTTATAGCATTCCTGAACATCAGTAGAATCCATACTCGAGATGGAGGATTTTATGAGTGCGTTGCCAGCAACGGTATTGGATTGGTGAGTCACGTGGCTAAGGTGAACGTGTATGGCCCACCATATGTCCGTCCAATGAAGAATGTCACAGTAGTTGAAGGAGAGAGACTGATACTGCAGTGTCCAGTGGCTGGCTATCCTATAAAACATATAGTTTGGGAAAGAG GTAGTCTACAACTTCCCATCAACCACCGACAACAAGTATTTCAAAATGGTTCTCTTATCATTCGGGAAGTGAAACGCGACTCGGATCAAGGACAGTACCGATGCAACGCAATCAGTGAAGACGGCGCTTCGGATCATCAAGACGTAACGGTTAAAGTGACAA TCATTAGTCCTGAGATAAAACCACGGAGACTTCGTTCAACTAAATCCCAGTTTGCTGTAACTTTAATCAAACAGATAATTTCAACCAGAGGACCAGCCTATGATGCTGCATTGTACTTCTTCTACCACCTCCGTCCCACCCCCACCTCCGTCCTCCCACCTACTTG CACCACCGAAGATAATCCTTTCGATTTTCCTAACCGAGTTCGAGAGGGATCTGCGGTCGTGATCACGTGTGGGGTCAATGAAGGAGATCCACCATTTGACATAAAGTTGTTAAAGATGACCATCCTCTGTCACCTGAATCCGGAGTTACTCTACAAGTTCACGAGCGTTTCATTTTGCTTGCTGTGTCCAGT tACCCCTCACTGGATTGTGGAGCCAACTAACACTTCCGTCATTCTCGGCCAGTCTATCGTCATTGATTGCGCTGCTGAGGGTTCCCTCCCTCATGTAACGTGGAAGAAAGCCTCAG CTGACGCTCCCAAAGACTTTGTACCTCTCTACAATAGCCAACACTACGCCATCTTTGACAATGGCTCTCTTTCCGTCAGAGATGTGGTTAAACAAAATGAGGGCTTCTATCTCTGTCAAATCAGCAACAATGTGGGACCGGATCTTACCAAACTTATCTCAGTTACTGTTTATG CGCCACCTACAGTGCACGTACAGCACCAAGTGCACACAGTGGTGTTAGATGAGACACTTGAAATTCGTTGTGAAGGGTAG